The Mycolicibacterium flavescens genome has a segment encoding these proteins:
- the yfiH gene encoding membrane protein YfiH produces the protein MTTTRAGGVSAPPFDTFNLGDHVGDDPQAVAANRKRLGGAIGLGADAIVWMNQVHGDHVAVVDDAKDRPVEKTDALVTATPRLALAVVTADCVPVLLGDARAGVVAAVHAGRVGAQIGVVARTVEAMLSLGAHAEDISALLGPAASGRNYEVPEAMAAEVEIALPGSRTLSAKNTPALDLRAGIHRQLTTLGVTAIDVDPRCTIEDRNLFSHRRDAPTGRFASLVWME, from the coding sequence GTGACCACGACACGGGCCGGCGGCGTCTCCGCGCCGCCGTTCGACACCTTCAACCTCGGCGACCACGTCGGCGACGATCCGCAGGCCGTGGCCGCCAACCGCAAACGGCTCGGCGGCGCCATCGGATTGGGCGCCGACGCAATCGTGTGGATGAATCAGGTGCACGGGGATCACGTCGCCGTGGTCGACGACGCCAAGGATCGTCCGGTCGAAAAAACTGACGCATTGGTCACCGCCACACCGCGTTTGGCTTTGGCGGTGGTCACCGCCGACTGCGTCCCCGTTTTATTGGGCGACGCGCGCGCCGGCGTGGTGGCCGCCGTGCACGCCGGTCGCGTCGGTGCGCAAATTGGCGTCGTGGCGCGCACCGTCGAGGCGATGCTGTCGCTCGGCGCGCACGCCGAGGACATCTCGGCGTTGCTCGGACCCGCGGCCAGCGGGCGCAACTACGAGGTCCCGGAGGCCATGGCCGCCGAAGTCGAGATCGCGCTGCCCGGCAGCCGCACGTTGAGCGCGAAGAACACGCCCGCGCTGGACCTGCGAGCCGGAATCCACCGGCAATTAACCACTTTGGGTGTCACCGCCATCGACGTCGACCCTCGCTGCACGATCGAGGACCGCAACTTGTTCAGCCATCGACGCGACGCCCCGACCGGGCGGTTCGCCTCACTGGTGTGGATGGAGTGA
- the yggS gene encoding pyridoxal phosphate enzyme, YggS family, whose amino-acid sequence MPSSREVELSEALAAVRKRLAAAAEAAGRDIADIELLPVTKFFPADDVIILRRLGCEAFGESREQEASNKVREIAAIPDVGSIRWHMVGRIQRNKARSIAGWAHAAHSVETRRLIDALSRAASTALDEGRRNEPLRVFIQLSLDGDESRGGVDIDEPDSVDELCAAAHAAPGLEFAGLMAIPPLDEDADAAFARVNAEYRRVQANYPQRLELSAGMSNDLEAAVKHGSTCVRVGTALLGQRPLPSPEVVTPVTSSSQTPESRA is encoded by the coding sequence GTGCCGTCATCCCGCGAAGTCGAGCTGAGCGAAGCGCTGGCGGCCGTGCGCAAACGCCTGGCCGCTGCCGCCGAGGCCGCAGGACGCGATATCGCCGACATTGAATTGTTACCGGTAACCAAATTCTTTCCCGCCGACGATGTCATTATTCTTCGCCGTTTGGGTTGTGAGGCTTTCGGCGAATCACGCGAACAGGAAGCGTCGAATAAAGTCCGAGAAATCGCCGCTATTCCCGATGTCGGATCCATTCGCTGGCATATGGTCGGCCGGATACAGCGCAATAAAGCGCGATCCATTGCCGGCTGGGCTCATGCGGCGCACTCGGTCGAGACCCGCAGATTGATCGACGCGCTGAGCCGCGCGGCGTCCACCGCGCTCGACGAGGGCAGGCGCAACGAACCGCTGCGCGTCTTCATCCAGCTGAGCCTCGACGGGGACGAAAGCCGCGGCGGCGTCGACATCGACGAACCCGATTCGGTCGACGAATTGTGCGCCGCGGCGCACGCCGCACCGGGATTGGAGTTCGCCGGGCTGATGGCGATCCCTCCGCTCGACGAGGACGCCGATGCGGCGTTCGCCCGCGTGAACGCCGAGTACAGGCGGGTCCAAGCGAACTATCCGCAGCGCCTCGAGCTGTCGGCCGGGATGTCGAACGATCTCGAAGCGGCGGTCAAACACGGCTCGACATGTGTGCGTGTCGGTACCGCGTTATTGGGACAACGTCCTTTACCGTCACCAGAAGTAGTCACTCCAGTCACATCTTCATCACAGACACCAGAGTCCAGGGCATGA
- the sepF gene encoding cell division protein sepF, whose product MSTLHKVKAYFGMAPMDDYDDEYYEDDDRGASRGYSRRGRDEHFDDDGYGPGHRGYDDRDYDDAPGGYRGYEDRFEPRLRAPREFERPAPRFAPMRGATRGALAMDPRRMAELFEAGSPLAKITTLRPKDYSEARTIGERFRDGTPVIMDLVSMDNADAKRLVDFAAGLAFALRGSFDKVATKVFLLSPADIDVTAEERRRIAEAGFYSYQ is encoded by the coding sequence ATGAGCACACTTCACAAGGTCAAGGCCTACTTCGGTATGGCCCCGATGGACGACTACGACGACGAGTACTACGAGGACGACGACCGCGGCGCCTCACGTGGATATTCGCGCCGTGGTCGAGACGAACACTTCGACGACGACGGGTACGGCCCAGGCCACCGCGGTTACGACGACCGCGACTACGACGATGCGCCAGGCGGTTACCGCGGCTACGAGGACCGCTTCGAGCCGAGGCTGCGCGCACCGCGCGAATTCGAGCGCCCGGCACCCCGTTTCGCCCCGATGCGCGGCGCCACCCGCGGCGCGCTGGCCATGGACCCCCGGAGGATGGCCGAGCTGTTCGAGGCGGGCAGCCCGCTGGCGAAGATCACCACGCTGCGGCCGAAGGACTACAGCGAGGCCCGCACGATCGGCGAACGGTTCCGCGACGGAACCCCGGTGATCATGGACCTGGTGTCGATGGACAACGCCGATGCCAAGCGCCTCGTCGACTTCGCGGCAGGCCTGGCGTTCGCACTGAGGGGGTCGTTCGACAAGGTGGCCACCAAGGTGTTCCTGCTGTCGCCGGCGGACATCGACGTGACGGCCGAGGAGCGCCGCCGCATCGCCGAGGCCGGCTTCTACTCCTATCAATAG
- a CDS encoding transmembrane protein, whose protein sequence is MSLFFEILGFALFVFWLLLIARVVVEFIRSFSRDWHPKGATVVILEIIMTLTDPPVKLLRRLIPQLTIGAVRFDLSIMVLLLVAFIGMQLAFGAAA, encoded by the coding sequence TTGTCGCTCTTTTTCGAGATCCTGGGCTTCGCCCTGTTCGTCTTCTGGCTGCTGCTGATTGCCCGGGTGGTGGTCGAGTTCATCCGATCGTTCTCCCGGGACTGGCATCCGAAGGGCGCCACCGTGGTGATCCTCGAGATCATCATGACGTTGACCGATCCGCCGGTGAAGCTACTGCGGCGGCTCATTCCCCAGCTCACGATAGGTGCGGTGCGCTTCGACCTGTCGATCATGGTGCTGCTGCTCGTCGCCTTCATCGGCATGCAACTGGCCTTCGGCGCGGCGGCCTGA
- the divIVA gene encoding DivIVA domain protein, with protein sequence MPLTPADVHNVAFSKPPIGKRGYNEDEVDAFLDLVENELTRLIEENADLRQRVAELEQELASAGSGGSQSTQAMPVYEQPAPEPAPTPQPAYEAPSSQPSEDQALKAAKVLSLAQDTADRLTSTAKAESEKLLADARAQADALVSEARQTAETTVADARQRADAMLADAQTRSEAQLRQAQEKADALQADAERKHSEIMGTINQQRTVLEGRLEQLRTFEREYRTRLKTYLESQLEELGQRGSAAPVDSSAGNDGGGFNQFNRGNN encoded by the coding sequence ATGCCGCTCACACCCGCCGACGTTCACAACGTCGCGTTCAGCAAGCCACCCATTGGCAAGCGCGGCTACAACGAGGATGAGGTTGACGCTTTCCTCGATCTGGTCGAGAACGAGCTGACGCGCCTCATCGAGGAGAACGCGGATCTTCGGCAGCGTGTCGCCGAGCTGGAGCAGGAGTTGGCTTCCGCCGGCTCCGGCGGAAGCCAGTCGACACAGGCCATGCCCGTCTACGAGCAGCCCGCCCCCGAGCCCGCTCCGACTCCGCAGCCGGCCTACGAGGCGCCTTCCTCGCAGCCCAGCGAGGATCAGGCGTTGAAGGCGGCCAAGGTGTTGAGCCTGGCCCAGGACACCGCGGACCGGTTGACCAGCACCGCCAAGGCCGAGTCGGAGAAGCTGCTCGCCGATGCGCGGGCGCAGGCCGACGCCCTGGTGAGCGAGGCGCGGCAGACCGCCGAGACCACCGTCGCCGATGCTCGTCAGCGCGCCGACGCGATGCTCGCCGACGCCCAGACCCGGTCCGAGGCGCAGCTGCGCCAGGCGCAGGAGAAGGCCGACGCCCTGCAGGCCGACGCGGAGCGCAAGCACTCCGAGATCATGGGCACCATCAATCAGCAGCGCACCGTGCTGGAGGGCCGCCTCGAACAGTTGCGCACGTTCGAGCGCGAATACCGCACCCGGCTCAAGACTTATCTGGAGTCCCAGCTCGAGGAGCTCGGCCAGCGCGGTTCGGCCGCACCCGTCGACTCCAGCGCCGGAAACGACGGCGGTGGCTTCAATCAGTTCAACCGGGGAAACAACTGA
- a CDS encoding transmembrane protein → MLIVALVLAVIGLAALVTAVVTSNELIAWVCIAASVIGVVLLIVDAVRERSGRKADAAPDAQTDAEPEYYEDYPDDEAVTEQSEYAGEPGANDETTVVEQADSGEDRR, encoded by the coding sequence ATGCTGATCGTTGCGCTCGTCCTCGCTGTCATCGGCCTCGCGGCACTGGTGACGGCCGTCGTCACAAGCAATGAACTGATCGCCTGGGTCTGTATCGCGGCCAGCGTGATCGGTGTGGTGCTGCTGATCGTCGATGCGGTGCGGGAGCGCTCGGGCCGCAAGGCCGACGCCGCCCCCGACGCGCAGACCGATGCCGAACCGGAGTACTACGAGGACTATCCCGACGACGAGGCCGTCACGGAGCAATCCGAATACGCGGGCGAGCCCGGCGCAAACGACGAGACCACGGTCGTCGAACAAGCCGACTCCGGGGAAGACCGCCGCTAA
- a CDS encoding putative phosphoribosyltransferase: MNGWSGLARRSGKRLYQDRREAGEVLARELSSYRGHDVMVLGLARGGVPVAAQVARSLQAPLDVFLVRKLGVPQWEELAMGALASGGGVVVNENLVRNLGIGDEAIQAAIARETEELNRREQAYRGDRPPPELTGRTVILVDDGIATGASMLAAVRAVRSKNPARIVVAVPVGPPSACRELAKEADDVVCASMPPGFEAVGQVFADFHQVSDDEVRELLAPGEPDQQGRQGN, from the coding sequence ATGAACGGATGGAGCGGGCTCGCCCGCCGAAGCGGCAAACGCCTGTATCAGGACCGCCGGGAGGCCGGCGAGGTTCTGGCCCGCGAGTTGTCGTCCTACCGCGGTCACGATGTGATGGTGTTGGGACTCGCACGCGGCGGCGTTCCGGTCGCCGCGCAGGTGGCCCGCTCGCTGCAGGCTCCCCTCGACGTCTTTCTGGTCCGCAAGCTCGGTGTGCCGCAATGGGAGGAGCTCGCGATGGGCGCGCTCGCCAGCGGGGGCGGTGTCGTCGTCAACGAGAACCTCGTGCGCAACCTCGGCATCGGTGACGAGGCGATACAGGCCGCGATCGCTCGCGAGACCGAGGAGTTGAACCGGCGCGAGCAGGCCTATCGCGGTGACCGCCCGCCTCCCGAGCTGACGGGCAGGACGGTGATCCTGGTCGACGACGGAATCGCCACCGGAGCCAGCATGCTCGCCGCGGTGCGTGCCGTGCGGTCCAAGAACCCGGCGCGGATCGTCGTCGCCGTACCGGTCGGACCGCCGTCGGCGTGCCGCGAGCTGGCCAAGGAAGCCGACGACGTGGTCTGCGCGAGCATGCCGCCGGGATTCGAAGCCGTCGGCCAGGTGTTCGCCGACTTCCATCAGGTCAGCGACGACGAAGTGCGCGAACTACTGGCCCCCGGCGAGCCGGACCAGCAAGGGCGGCAAGGGAATTAG
- a CDS encoding TIGR01777 family protein — protein MGIEYESVVGHPLDEVFGWYARPGAMRRLIPPWQPMKAIAEAESLADGRAVLGLPGGLRWIAQHDPDRYDPPRRFVDVLSSDGPASWPPRLVGRWTHVHEFGEASGGTRVYDRIEAPVPAAALRPMFVYRHRQLADDLAAHRDAADAGLRPLTVAVSGASGLVGSALTAFLSTGGHQVIRLVRRAAAGPGERQWNPDRPDPELLTGVDAVVHLAGASIAGRFTDAHKDAIRASRLEPTRRLAEAAARADKGPRIFVSASAVGIYGFDRGDAALTEESVVGDGFLAEVVRDWEAATAPAAEARLRVVTVRTGIVQSARGGTLRLMRPLFAAGLGGRLGSGRQWLAWIALDDLLDVYLRALYDDRMAGPVNAVAPHPVRNADYTRTLARVLRRPAVVPVPSFGPRLLLGKQGARELAEANQRVLPAALQALGHRFRHPSLDGALAHELGHG, from the coding sequence ATGGGAATCGAATACGAGAGCGTCGTCGGGCACCCGCTCGACGAGGTGTTCGGCTGGTACGCACGGCCCGGCGCGATGAGGCGGCTGATTCCGCCGTGGCAGCCGATGAAGGCGATCGCGGAAGCCGAGTCGTTGGCCGACGGGCGCGCGGTGCTCGGGTTGCCGGGTGGTCTGCGCTGGATCGCCCAGCACGACCCGGACCGCTATGACCCGCCGCGCCGCTTCGTCGACGTGCTGTCCTCGGACGGGCCGGCCTCCTGGCCGCCGCGACTTGTCGGCCGGTGGACCCACGTTCACGAGTTCGGCGAGGCCTCCGGCGGCACCCGGGTCTATGACCGCATCGAGGCGCCGGTGCCGGCGGCGGCGCTACGGCCGATGTTCGTCTACCGCCACCGCCAGCTGGCCGACGACCTTGCCGCCCATCGCGACGCCGCCGACGCAGGGCTTCGCCCGCTCACGGTCGCGGTCAGCGGCGCATCGGGTCTGGTCGGGTCGGCGTTGACCGCATTCCTGAGCACGGGAGGGCACCAAGTGATCCGGCTTGTGCGACGGGCGGCGGCGGGCCCGGGCGAGCGGCAGTGGAACCCCGATCGGCCGGATCCCGAGCTGTTGACCGGGGTCGACGCGGTCGTGCACCTGGCGGGTGCGTCGATCGCCGGCCGGTTCACCGACGCCCATAAGGACGCGATCCGCGCCAGCCGCCTCGAACCGACCCGTCGGCTCGCCGAGGCGGCGGCGCGGGCCGATAAAGGACCGAGAATCTTCGTCAGCGCGTCGGCGGTCGGCATCTACGGTTTCGACCGCGGCGACGCAGCGCTGACCGAGGAAAGCGTGGTCGGGGACGGCTTCCTGGCCGAGGTGGTCCGGGACTGGGAGGCGGCGACGGCTCCGGCCGCTGAGGCGAGGTTGCGGGTCGTCACCGTCCGGACGGGGATCGTGCAGTCCGCGCGCGGCGGCACGCTGCGCCTGATGCGGCCGTTGTTCGCCGCCGGCCTGGGTGGTCGGCTGGGCAGCGGCAGGCAGTGGTTGGCGTGGATCGCGCTCGACGATCTGCTCGACGTGTATCTCCGCGCGCTCTACGACGACCGGATGGCCGGTCCCGTCAACGCGGTGGCCCCACATCCCGTGCGCAACGCCGACTACACCAGGACGCTGGCGCGGGTGCTGCGCCGTCCCGCCGTCGTGCCGGTTCCGTCGTTCGGGCCGCGACTACTGCTCGGGAAGCAGGGAGCGCGCGAACTCGCCGAAGCCAATCAACGTGTGCTGCCCGCCGCATTGCAGGCGCTGGGCCACCGCTTCCGTCATCCGTCGCTGGACGGTGCGCTCGCTCACGAGCTCGGGCACGGTTGA
- the guaA_1 gene encoding GMP synthase family protein codes for MGRVTARALFLHNDHLATEALLGQAFVDEGFDVHTFEVVPPERAHSPAGDVPFPDPTHYDVLVPLGARWPVYDDALRRTWVGEEMAMMRRAADAGIAILGICFGGQLLAQSFGGTVTRSLSPEIGWYDVESTDPELVPGGRWFQWHYDRWTLPPGATELARTANASQAFQFGRALALQFHPEVDLELLDRWLADDDIGEVAAFGLTPDELRSQTEIFAGDAASRVRRLVHGFVRRVVGQPCPSS; via the coding sequence ATGGGGCGCGTGACGGCAAGAGCCCTGTTCCTCCACAACGACCACCTCGCGACCGAGGCACTGTTGGGCCAGGCGTTCGTCGACGAGGGCTTCGACGTGCACACCTTCGAGGTGGTGCCCCCCGAGCGCGCACACTCCCCCGCCGGCGACGTCCCCTTCCCCGACCCGACCCACTATGACGTGCTCGTACCCCTCGGCGCGCGCTGGCCCGTCTACGACGACGCGCTGCGCCGCACCTGGGTCGGCGAGGAGATGGCGATGATGCGCCGCGCCGCCGACGCGGGCATCGCGATCCTCGGCATCTGCTTCGGCGGACAACTGCTGGCGCAGAGCTTCGGCGGGACGGTCACACGCTCGCTGTCCCCCGAGATCGGTTGGTATGACGTCGAGTCCACCGATCCGGAACTGGTGCCCGGCGGCCGATGGTTCCAATGGCACTACGACCGCTGGACACTGCCGCCCGGCGCCACCGAACTGGCCCGCACCGCCAACGCATCCCAGGCGTTCCAGTTCGGCCGCGCGCTCGCGCTGCAGTTCCACCCCGAGGTCGACCTCGAGTTGCTGGACCGATGGCTGGCCGACGACGATATCGGCGAGGTCGCCGCCTTCGGCCTCACTCCCGACGAATTACGTTCTCAGACAGAGATATTCGCAGGCGACGCGGCAAGTCGGGTGCGGCGTCTCGTACACGGCTTCGTGAGGCGCGTGGTCGGTCAACCGTGCCCGAGCTCGTGA
- the cls_1 gene encoding phosphatidylserine/phosphatidylglycerophosphate/ cardiolipin synthase, producing MSVLAEWFLTAGERGNPDWELPAWSEGNQAEALIHGASYFDRLVTEVEALRAGDHLFFADWRGDADQRLRDNGPTVAELFRSAAERGVLVKGLMWRSYPNRLQFNEEQNRHLAETIERAGGEVLLDQRVLVGGSHHQRLVLLRHPGEPERDVAFIGGIDLCHSRRDDASHRGDPQAVQMSKRYGERPPWHDVQLQVRGPVIGALDVTFRERWTARAPLDLFNPLAWLRDRFGGEDQRPRPLPEQPPDPPACGPHAVQVLRTYGDALIQYEFAKEGERSIARGYTKAIRRARSLIYLEDQYLWSDEIANLLVAALSNNPELQLVAVVPRYFDLEGGLGRPPTLVGRQLALDACRRAAPDRVHVFDVENHEGTPVYVHSKVCVIDDTWACIGSDNFNRRSWTHDSELSCAVLDADDRFARDLRLRLLREHLDRAEDGSEDEGLVDPVAAVDEMIACAAILEDWHRSGRSGSRPPGRLRPHESERVDPLTRLWAEPAYRMIFDPDGRSYRDRLLRRRP from the coding sequence GTGTCAGTGCTGGCCGAATGGTTCCTCACCGCCGGTGAACGCGGCAACCCCGATTGGGAGCTGCCGGCATGGAGCGAGGGCAACCAGGCCGAGGCTCTGATTCACGGCGCGTCGTACTTCGATCGGCTCGTCACCGAGGTTGAGGCGCTTCGCGCGGGAGATCACCTGTTCTTCGCCGACTGGCGCGGCGATGCCGACCAGAGGTTGCGCGACAACGGCCCTACCGTCGCCGAACTGTTCCGCTCGGCTGCCGAGCGCGGCGTGCTCGTCAAGGGTCTGATGTGGCGGTCGTATCCGAATCGCTTGCAGTTCAACGAGGAGCAGAACCGCCACCTGGCCGAGACCATCGAGCGCGCCGGTGGGGAGGTGCTGCTCGATCAGCGGGTGCTGGTGGGCGGATCACATCATCAACGGCTGGTGTTGCTCCGCCATCCCGGCGAACCGGAGCGGGACGTGGCGTTCATCGGAGGCATCGACCTGTGCCACTCGCGTCGCGACGACGCGTCGCACCGCGGTGACCCGCAGGCGGTGCAGATGTCGAAGCGGTACGGGGAGCGCCCGCCGTGGCACGACGTGCAGCTGCAGGTGCGCGGTCCGGTCATCGGGGCGCTGGACGTCACCTTCCGGGAGCGGTGGACGGCGCGCGCGCCGCTGGATCTGTTCAACCCGCTTGCGTGGCTTCGCGACAGGTTCGGGGGCGAGGACCAGCGGCCGCGCCCGCTACCGGAGCAACCGCCGGACCCGCCGGCCTGCGGACCGCACGCGGTGCAGGTGCTTCGCACCTACGGCGACGCCTTGATTCAGTACGAGTTCGCCAAGGAGGGTGAACGCAGCATCGCACGCGGCTACACGAAGGCGATTCGGCGCGCCAGGAGCCTGATCTATCTGGAGGACCAGTATCTGTGGTCCGATGAGATCGCCAACCTCTTGGTCGCGGCGTTGAGCAACAATCCCGAACTGCAACTGGTGGCGGTCGTACCGCGCTACTTCGATCTGGAAGGTGGTCTTGGCCGCCCGCCGACGCTGGTCGGGCGTCAACTGGCGCTCGACGCGTGCCGCCGCGCCGCGCCTGACCGGGTGCACGTGTTCGACGTCGAAAACCACGAGGGCACACCGGTTTATGTGCACTCGAAGGTGTGCGTCATCGACGACACCTGGGCCTGCATCGGCAGCGACAACTTCAATCGCCGGTCGTGGACGCATGACAGCGAACTGTCGTGCGCGGTGCTCGACGCCGACGACCGGTTCGCGCGTGATCTACGGCTGCGGTTGTTGCGCGAGCATCTCGACCGGGCCGAGGACGGCAGCGAAGACGAGGGTCTGGTCGACCCGGTCGCCGCCGTCGATGAGATGATCGCGTGCGCAGCGATTTTGGAGGATTGGCATCGGTCGGGCCGCTCCGGGTCGCGACCGCCGGGACGATTGCGACCGCATGAGAGCGAACGGGTCGATCCGCTGACACGGCTGTGGGCCGAACCCGCCTACCGGATGATCTTCGACCCCGACGGTCGCTCGTACCGCGACCGGCTGTTGCGGCGGCGCCCATGA
- the cls_2 gene encoding phospholipase D/transphosphatidylase, with protein MNVEQWFLTAQERGNPASDIPVWCDGNRVEPLVHGSTYFDHLATEVEALAPGDYVFFTDWRGDPDEKLRDNGPTVRELFCRAAERGVVVKGLVWRSHLDELSYSEEENRHLGEHIEKAGGEVLLDQRVRIGGSHHQKLVVIRHPGSPQRDVAFAGGIDLCHSRRDDASHRGDPQAIEMSPRYGDNPPWHDVQLRLQGPVVGALDMTFRERWNDPASLDMLNPLAWLRDKFSGTDMTADALPEQPPDPPRCGPHSVQVLRTYPDAHFTYDFAPQGERSIARAYSKAVPRARRLIYLEDQYLWSKRVADLFAAALRANPDLHLVAVVPRYPDVDGRLALPPNQVGRWQAIETCHRAAPDRVHVFDVENHEGTPVYVHAKVCVIDDVWACSGSDNFNRRSWTHDSELSCAVLDSEGVFARDFRLKLMREHLDRAEDGSEDGGLVDPVTAVSEIVETAEALEAWYASGRRGPRPPGRLRPHKAERLGLLTRLWAEPVYRFMYDPDGRSYRDRLKRRL; from the coding sequence ATGAACGTCGAGCAGTGGTTCCTGACCGCGCAGGAGCGCGGAAACCCCGCGTCGGACATCCCAGTCTGGTGTGACGGCAACCGCGTCGAACCGCTGGTGCACGGCTCGACCTATTTCGACCACCTTGCCACTGAAGTGGAGGCGCTCGCGCCGGGTGACTACGTGTTCTTCACCGACTGGCGTGGCGACCCCGACGAGAAGTTGCGTGACAACGGTCCGACGGTTCGCGAGTTGTTCTGTCGCGCAGCCGAACGCGGTGTGGTGGTCAAGGGCCTGGTGTGGCGGTCGCATCTCGATGAGCTCTCCTACAGCGAGGAGGAGAACCGCCATCTCGGCGAGCACATCGAGAAGGCCGGTGGGGAGGTCCTGTTGGACCAGCGGGTGCGGATCGGCGGTTCGCATCACCAGAAGCTGGTCGTGATCCGCCATCCCGGTTCCCCGCAGCGCGATGTGGCGTTCGCGGGAGGCATCGACCTGTGTCACTCGCGGCGAGACGACGCGTCGCACCGCGGCGACCCTCAGGCGATCGAGATGTCGCCGCGCTACGGCGACAATCCGCCGTGGCACGACGTGCAGCTACGGCTGCAGGGTCCTGTCGTCGGCGCGCTGGACATGACGTTTCGCGAACGGTGGAACGACCCTGCGTCCCTGGACATGCTGAACCCCCTGGCGTGGCTGCGGGACAAGTTCAGCGGCACGGACATGACGGCCGATGCGCTGCCGGAGCAACCGCCGGACCCGCCACGGTGCGGTCCGCACAGCGTGCAGGTGCTGCGGACCTACCCGGACGCCCATTTCACCTACGACTTCGCACCGCAGGGCGAACGCAGCATCGCCCGCGCGTACAGCAAGGCGGTCCCGCGGGCCCGCCGGCTGATCTACCTGGAGGACCAGTATCTGTGGTCTAAGCGGGTGGCCGACCTGTTCGCGGCTGCGCTACGGGCCAATCCCGATCTGCATCTGGTCGCGGTGGTGCCGCGTTACCCCGATGTCGACGGCCGGCTGGCCCTGCCGCCCAACCAGGTCGGGCGTTGGCAGGCCATCGAGACGTGTCACCGTGCCGCACCGGACCGGGTGCACGTATTCGACGTCGAAAACCACGAGGGCACACCGGTGTACGTGCATGCGAAGGTGTGTGTGATCGACGATGTGTGGGCGTGTTCGGGTAGCGACAACTTCAACCGGCGATCGTGGACGCATGACAGCGAGTTGTCCTGTGCGGTACTGGATTCCGAGGGTGTGTTCGCACGGGATTTCAGGCTGAAGCTGATGCGCGAGCATCTGGACCGCGCCGAGGACGGCAGCGAGGACGGCGGCCTGGTCGATCCGGTCACGGCGGTGTCCGAGATCGTTGAAACCGCAGAGGCGCTGGAGGCGTGGTACGCGTCGGGTCGGCGAGGGCCGAGACCGCCCGGCCGCTTGCGCCCGCACAAGGCCGAACGACTCGGGCTGCTGACGCGGCTGTGGGCCGAGCCCGTGTACCGGTTCATGTACGACCCGGACGGGCGGTCGTACCGGGACCGGCTGAAACGGCGGTTGTGA